The Oryctolagus cuniculus chromosome 5, mOryCun1.1, whole genome shotgun sequence genome includes a region encoding these proteins:
- the LOC100357230 gene encoding LOW QUALITY PROTEIN: GTP-binding nuclear protein Ran (The sequence of the model RefSeq protein was modified relative to this genomic sequence to represent the inferred CDS: inserted 2 bases in 1 codon): protein MAAQGEPQVQFKLVLVGDGGTGKTTFVKRHLTGEFEKXTTLGVEVHPLVFHTNRGPIKFNVWDTASQEKFGGLRGGYYIQAQCAIIMFDVTSRVTCKNVPNRHRDLVHVCENIPIVLCGNKVDIKDRKVKAKSIVIHRKKNLQYYDISAKSNYNFEKPFLWLARKRIGDPNLEFVAMPALAPPEVVMDPALAAQYEHDLEVAQTTALPDEDDDL from the exons ATGGCCGCGCAGGGAGAGCCCCAAGTGCAGTTCAAACTGGTGCTGGTCGGCGACGGCGGCACCGGGAAGACGACCTTCGTGAAGCGCCACCTGACCGGCGAGTTCGAGAA AACCACGCTGGGCGTCGAGGTGCACCCGCTCGTGTTCCACACCAACCGGGGCCCCATCAAGTTCAACGTCTGGGACACGGCCAGCCAGGAGAAGTTCGGCGGCCTGCGGGGCGGCTACTACATCCAAGCCCAGTGTGCCATCATAATGTTTGATGTGACATCCAGAGTGACCTGCAAGAACGTGCCTAACCGGCATAGAGACCTGGTGCACGTGTGTGAAAACATCCCCATCGTGCTGTGTGGCAACAAAGTGGATATTAAGGACAGGAAAGTTAAGGCGAAGTCCATTGTCATCCACCGAAAGAAGAACCTTCAGTACTATGATATTTCGGCCAAAAGTAACTACAACTTTGAAAAGCCCTTCCTCTGGCTTGCTAGAAAGCGCATTGGAGACCCCAACTTGGAGTTCGTCGCCATGCCCGCTCTTGCCCCACCAGAGGTGGTCATGGACCCAGCCTTGGCAGCGCAGTATGAGCACGACTTAGAGGTTGCTCAGACGACTGCTCTCCCCGACGAGGACGATGACCTGTGA